A single genomic interval of Syngnathoides biaculeatus isolate LvHL_M chromosome 1, ASM1980259v1, whole genome shotgun sequence harbors:
- the tmem200b gene encoding transmembrane protein 200A, translated as MENVLDFTPPCRPGSSASSNYEQAATGIGDYRAQIGYHLEQSSGVTHTMKTQTARGVTSSSPSCQRKPRFTLRGRKKKDGVIRGKLRLRSIAGAFLVLGIIVVMVGTALAVAGYRMSRLSIMGAAEGKRVSEPQGNWSLGSKGFLSTVSMIHCERMKLLGPVIMGVGLFILICANTVLYENRDRETQMLLAQMRSVICSVSAAVPSADLQEMAAANSMSKHHWVSSLPAAQLNSFSRQQLVSSEPLLQTRPASDQRDRVQGVYQQVILQTEALHHQESEPPASTRSSSRNSSQVDFNTQFETELSFNPQFNTALVKLNNSLMSASSMSTLGVDDVDIPAAQPRRCHSMSYRTKPYMAQNPLSMKKTFNREESDTDQPLTRREPLPRVCINIPGQVVTATEEHTYQSWPRLDLGIGRRYMKLENKEDSVEKLLDQLEQQCSQWDKSFGSGPFQ; from the exons ATGGAAAACGTATTGGATTTTACGCCTCCCTGCAGACCAGGATCTTCTGCGTCCTCAAACTATGAGCAAGCTGCGACCGGAATCGGGGATTACAG GGCTCAGATTGGGTATCACCTGGAGCAAAGCTCTGGAGTGACCCACACCATGAAGACCCAAACCGCCAGAGGCGTTACGTCATCGTCACCCTCATGCCAGCGAAAGCCTCGCTTTACCTTACGGGGTCGAAAGAAGAAGGACGGCGTGATCCGAGGCAAGCTTCGCCTACGTTCTATTGCCGGAGCCTTTCTGGTGCTGGGGATCATTGTGGTCATGGTGGGCACCGCTCTGGCTGTGGCCGGATACCGAATGTCACGTTTGTCCATTATGGGAGCCGCAGAGGGCAAACGTGTTTCTGAACCTCAAGGGAATTGGAGTCTGGGATCTAAGGGCTTCCTGTCAACAGTCAGCAtgatccactgtgagaggatgAAGCTCCTGGGTCCTGTCATCATGGGGGTGGGGCTCTTCATCCTCATCTGTGCCAACACAGTTTTGTATGAGAACCGTGACAGGGAGACTCAGATGCTGCTGGCTCAGATGCGCAGTGTAATCTGCTCCGTGTCTGCTGCCGTGCCCTCAGCGGACCTCCAAGAAATGGCAGCAGCCAACTCGATGTCCAAACATCACTGGGTGAGCAGTTTGCCAGCTGCCCAGCTCAACAGCTTCAGTCGGCAACAGCTGGTAAGTTCCGAACCCCTGCTGCAGACTAGACCAGCTAGCGACCAGAGGGACAGAGTACAAGGTGTCTACCAGCAAGTGATCCTACAGACGGAAGCCCTCCATCATCAAGAGTCAGAACCTCCGGCTTCGACCCGCTCCTCCTCCCGTAACTCCAGCCAGGTGGACTTCAACACACAGTTTGAAACTGAGCTGAGTTTTAACCCCCAATTCAACACCGCACTTGTAAAGCTCAATAACAGCCTGATGTCCGCCAGCTCCATGTCTaccctgggggtggatgatgTCGACATTCCAGCTGCTCAGCCCCGGCGCTGCCACAGTATGAGCTACAGGACTAAACCTTACATGGCTCAAAATCCTTTGTCCATGAAGAAAACGTTTAATAGAGAGGAAAGTGACACTGATCAACCATTAACGAGAAGAGAACCTCTTCCACGAGTTTGCATTAACATTCCCGGACAAGTTGTAACTGCCACGGAGGAGCACACTTACCAAAGCTGGCCTCGGCTAGACCTGGGCATAGGGAGACGCTACATGAAGCTGGAGAACAAAGAGGACTCAGTGGAGAAGCTGCTGGACCAGTTAGAACAGCAGTGCTCTCAGTGGGATAAAAGTTTTGGTTCAGGACCTTTCCAGTGA